GGACCCTTTGATACAGACACTGACCGTCCTCACAGAGCGGCTGTTCAGGCCAGTGCAACCAGACGGTGCAGCTTGCCCAGCGTGCGCCTACCCCGATGGTGTGCCTTGCCCCGAATGCGGGCTCGGGGTCGAATGGCAAGAGCACCTCGCAGCCGAGTGGCGCACAGTGGCGCGGCGGGTCAAACTGACCGGCTGGGCGTGGTACGCAGGCCTGGCTGCGCTCGCATGCCTTGCCTTTGGATTGTCGCCGATGACGCCGCAGTCCAACATCGTCTTTGAACTGAGCCTGGCAGTGATCGTCGCTGGGGTCTGGCTGATGCATGTCTGGCAGGCCGCACTGATCATCCGTCAGCCGGTGCCGCTCGTGCGCGGAAAGACCCTCTTCGCGCTGGCGACCTTCCTGGCAATGCCATCAGCGTGGGCAATCATTCAGTTCCTCTCCCACACTCAGACCTACCGCTACACTGCTTCCATGGCGATAGGCGGGTTGGTTCTTGTTGCGCTCTGGACGGGGTCCGCGTGTCATCGAATTGTCGAACTCCGATCAGCAAAGAGCATCAACGACCGTGGCCCCTTGCTGTTCGTGGCCGCTCTGGCCTTGGGCTTCATCCTGATTGCCACCCGGCAGGATGGACTCGCGGCTGTGGTCAACTTCATCCTGATTCTTGCCTTGGCAGAGTTTCCCATGCGCCGTGCCGATCGCGTACTCAAGCATAAAAATGTCGATCAAGAGCGCCAGAACGAGCAGCCTTCAGTCGTGTGAGTACCTGAATGCATAAGCCGGCGTTCAACTCCCTCGCCCGCTCAAAAGCAGTGTTCACCCGGCAACGCCGACGCCTGCCCAATCCATTGCGTCAACAGCGCATCATCGATCGGATCACGTTCGTAGATGTGGTGGTAGCGCACGTGATTGATCTTCGACTCAACAGATGGCACAGGATCGAGCGATGTGCCGCGGAAGAACGTCACCTTCACATACTTCGTGCAGCAGTGGAACGCGATGAACCAGCCCTCGCCCTCGACGCCATAAAACGGCGTATTCCAGCGCACCGCCTTGCGCACATCGGGCACTCTCCGCACAATCAGCTCATCAAGGCGGCGCCCGACAGCCTTCTTCCAGCCCGGCATCGCCGCGATATACGCCTGCACCGGCGCATCGCCGTCGGCCTTG
This is a stretch of genomic DNA from Phycisphaeraceae bacterium. It encodes these proteins:
- a CDS encoding DUF1801 domain-containing protein: MAKRSQQKSKQATKPPHARAERGPKLLTGGNPQIAKADGDAPVQAYIAAMPGWKKAVGRRLDELIVRRVPDVRKAVRWNTPFYGVEGEGWFIAFHCCTKYVKVTFFRGTSLDPVPSVESKINHVRYHHIYERDPIDDALLTQWIGQASALPGEHCF